In Daphnia magna isolate NIES linkage group LG5, ASM2063170v1.1, whole genome shotgun sequence, a single genomic region encodes these proteins:
- the LOC116923332 gene encoding transmembrane protein 205 — translation MCQIVSSNRSDVEDISTSLPARRIMRRPHFVGNSKDILLCPVMGKLALPPDQFEKKRRAGPSAPPPVPSLAKEEKHSCLICSHFVEDASAGSSPSPTNSEVTFVSVFQVLRRSTQPAHFLIMSAVIALAMIFYPGKTSLVKLEIQTPVDSTLWPLLYLSSFSLLFGAQMWMTFVSGLVLLFILPRHTFACVQSALFPKYMILNGVTALAVLISFVQTKKVWSSQENYQVMGLTVNCLCPLIARIIVVPSLLERIKAKVILERAAGHGPEAGPKLTSATDALLQQCPTYRRTCQRFRQLHAIVATVNIVTLACNAFHLYYLASKISFHH, via the exons ATGTGCCAGATCGTGAGTAGCAATCGGAGTGACGTAGAGGACATTTCGACGTCACTCCCAGCGCGCCGAATCATGCGTAGGCCTCACTTTGTAGGCAATTCCAAGGATATTCTGCTCTGTCCGGTGATGGGCAAACTCGCGCTCCCGCCCGACCAATTcgagaagaagagaagagccGGGCCGTCGGCTCCACCGCCCGTCCCGTCTTTAGCTAAAGAGGAGAAACATTCTTGCCTTATTTGTTCTCACTTTGTTGAAGATGCGTCTGCCGGCTCATCTCCTTCGCCTACCAATAGCGAAGTCACCTTCGTGTCAGTTTTTCA GGTACTTCGCCGATCAACCCAGCCGGCTCATTTCCTCATCATGTCTGCAGTCATAGCCTTGGCTATGATTTTTTATCCGGGTAAGACGAGCCTCGTCAAGCTCGAAATTCAAACGCCCGTCGACTCTACCCTATGGCCGCTACTCTATCTCTCCTCTTTCAGCCTACTGTTCGGAGCCCAAATGTGGATGACGTTCGTTTCAG GCCTCGTTctacttttcattttgcctCGTCACACCTTCGCCTGTGTCCAGAGTGCACTGTTTCCAAAGTACATGATTCTCAACGGTGTTACCGCCTTGGCCGTCCTTATCAGCTTCGTGCAAACGAAGAAAGTTTGGTCTTCACAAGAGAACTACCAG GTTATGGGACTGACGGTCAACTGTTTGTGTCCCCTGATTGCGCGCATCATCGTCGTACCGAGTTTACTCGAGCGCATCAAAGCCAAAGTGATTCTGGAACGAGCCGCTGGACACGGGCCGGAAGCGGGACCCAAACTGACATCAGCTACCGACGCACTTCTGCAGCAGTGCCCTACGTACCGTCGAACGTGTCAACGTTTCCGCCAACTTCACGCTATCGTAGCCACCGTTAATATCGTCACGCTTGCCTGCAACGCCTTCCACTTGTACTATCTCGCCTCTAAAATCTCTTTTCATCACTAA